The Motacilla alba alba isolate MOTALB_02 chromosome 27, Motacilla_alba_V1.0_pri, whole genome shotgun sequence genome includes a window with the following:
- the AOC3 gene encoding membrane primary amine oxidase isoform X1, whose translation MVPSKSWQCVRTSPCTLPTSSLGLFPAEETGEENKPEPTQPLVLVSCCEDSTAGNVSWQTVRALGAPAAMSLKTVLILLGLALATIFALVCVLLTRERSPRSCQHLPPEQEDTEDGQSLVFADLTAEEMSQVVRYLQGHLGVPLVDASRAEPAENCIAWVDLQVPAKAEVLRFLDAGGARPPREALAVLYFGKQPEPNITEYVVGPLPRPAYHRDVTAHKYGGKVPYHRRPVTGREYADINALIQRELKKAPRFLAACCESDGTNLVTLTTAPRGFESGDRVTWFVLFHNVAGTGYYLSPVGLEVLVDHGDLQVSRWQLRKVFYNGRYFASTGELEQEFVAGTLEVVRLKQPQADAVLGSMKPRRLPGTPGPLQFEPQGRRYSVRNNRVTFQGWSIAFGMNPNTGPRLFDIRYRGERIAYELSLQEALALYGSNCPGGMSTRYLDGSFGIGRFAYELVQGLDCPYTATYVHRHYLAESDTPRTNQNSLCIFEHDSALPLRRHFSDSQSFYYGGLRKNTLVIRTISTLINYDYIWDFMFHASGAVEVRVHATGYISSSFLHGRGTDYGNRVGPHTLGTMHLHHIHYKVDLDVDGQLNSLETQDMEYEFVRDPWSAQNTIERPYLRRERLEREDEAAFPLNVPMPRYISFVSPNPNKWEHPRSYRIQIISFAGKHLPTNSSMERSVSWGRYQLAVTRRKEQEPTSTSIYNQNDPWTPTVAFADFINNETITNQDLVAWITVGFLHVPRAEDIPNTVTVGNGVGFFLRPYNYFNEDPSVDSPDSVYFSSEQDVGACGDNPLACLSSAATCAPRLPPFHFGGFLNLSLVPPLGGL comes from the exons ATGGTTCCCAGCAAATCCTGGCAATGTGTGAGAACGTCCCCTTGCACCCTCCCTACGAGTTCCTTGGGGCTGTTTCCTGCTGAGGAAACAGGGGAGGAAAATAAACCCGAGCCAACCCAGCCCCTTGTCCTAGTGAGTTGCTGTGAGGATTCCACAGCTGGAAACGTGTCCTGGCAGACTGTGAGAGCACTCGGTGCCCCAGCAGCCATGAGCCTGAAAACAGTGCTCATCCTCCTTGGTCTGGCGTTAGCCACAATCTTCGCCTTGGTCTGCGTGTTGCTGACCAGAGAAAGGAGCCCCAGAAGCTGCCAGCACCTGCCCCCGGAGCAGGAGGACACGGAGGATGGCCAGAGCCTGGTGTTTGCTGACCTGACAGCTGAGGAGATGTCCCAGGTGGTGCGGtacctgcagggacacctcgGGGTGCCGCTGGTGGACGCGTCGCGTGCCGAGCCCGCGGAGAACTGCATCGCCTGGGTGGATCTGCAGGTGCCCGCCAAGGCAGAGGTGCTGCGGTTCCTGGACGCCGGCGGGGCTCGTCCCCCCCGggaggctctggctgtgctgtaCTTTGGGAAGCAGCCGGAGCCCAACATCACCGAGTACGTGGTGGGGCCGCTGCCGAGGCCGGCGTACCACCGGGACGTGACGGCGCACAAGTACGGGGGGAAGGTGCCCTACCACCGCAGGCCCGTCACGGGCAGGGAGTACGCGGATATCAACGCCCTCATTCAGAGGGAGCTGAAAAAGGCGCCGCGCTTCCTCGCCGCGTGCTGCGAGTCCGACGGAACCAACCTGGTCACCCTCACCACAGCCCCACGGGGCTTCGAGTCCGGCGACCGCGTGACCTGGTTTGTCCTTTTCCACAATGTGGCTGGCACTGGCTACTACCTGTCCCcagtggggctggaggtgctggtggatCATGGGGACCTCCAGGTCTCCCGGTGGCAGCTGCGCAAAGTCTTCTACAACGGCCGGTACTTTGCCAGCACCGGGGAGCTGGAACAGGAGTTTGTGGCGGGCACGCTGGAGGTGGTGAGACTgaagcagccccaggctgaTGCAGTGCTGGGCTCAATGAAGCCCCGGCGCCTGCCTGGGACCCCGGGCCCGCTGCAGTTTGAGCCGCAGGGTCGCCGCTACAGCGTCAGGAACAACCGCGTCAccttccagggctggagcatcgCCTTCGGCATGAACCCCAACACCGGCCCGCGCCTCTTCGACATCAGGTACCGTGGGGAGAGGATTGCCTATGAGCTGAGCCTGCAGGAAGCCTTAGCCCTGTACGGCTCCAACTGCCCCGGGGGCATGTCCACCCGCTACCTGGACGGCAGCTTTGGCATCGGCAGGTTTGCCTATGAGCTGGTGCAGGGCCTGGACTGCCCCTACACGGCGACCTACGTGCACCGGCACTACCTGGCGGAGTCAGACACTCCCAGAACCAACCAAAACTCACTCTGCATTTTTGAGCACGACTCTGCCCTCCCTCTGAGGCGCCACTTCTCCGACTCCCAGTCCTTCTACTACGGCGGGCTGCGGAAAAACACGCTGGTCATCCGCACCATCTCCACGCTCATCAACTACGACTACATCTGGGACTTCATGTTCCATGCCAGCGGGGCCGTGGAGGTCCGGGTGCACGCCACAGGCTACATcagctcctccttcctccaCGGCCGAGGCACTGACTATGGCAACAGGGTTGGGCCCCACACGCTGGGGACGATGCACCTCCACCACATCCACTACAAGGTGGACCTGGATGTTGACG GGCAGCTGAACTCCCTGGAGACGCAGGATATGGAGTACGAGTTTGTCAGAGATCCCTGGAGTGCACAGAACACCATTGAGCGGCCATACCTCcgcagggaaaggctggagagggaggatGAGGCAGCGTTCCCACTCAATGTCCCCATGCCCCGCTACATCTCCTTTGTCAGCCCCAATCCCAACAAGTGGGAGCACCCACGCAGCTACAGGATCCAGATCATCAGCTTTGCTGGGAAGCACCTGCCCACCAACAGCTCCATGGAACGCTCTGTCAGCTGGGGCAG gtaCCAGCTGGCTGTCACCcggaggaaggagcaggagcccaCCAGCACCAGCATCTACAACCAGAACGACCCCTGGACGCCCACTGTGGCCTTTGCTGACTTCATCAACAACGAGACCATCACCAACCAG gacTTGGTTGCCTGGATCACAGTGGGGTTCCTGCACGTCCCTCGTGCTGAAGACATCCCCAACACAGTGACAGTGGGGAATGGTGTTGGCTTTTTCCTGAGGCCCTACAACTACTTCAACGAGGACCCCTCGGTGGATTCACCTGACAGTGTGTACTTCAGCAGCGAACAGGATGTCGGGGCATGTGGGGACAATCCCCTTGCCTGCCTGTCctctgctgccacctgtgcccccCGCCTGCCCCCCTTCCACTTCGGGGGCTTCCTCAACCTCAGCCTGGTGCCGCCTCTTGGCGGGCTCTGa
- the AOC3 gene encoding membrane primary amine oxidase isoform X3, whose translation MNLKPVLILLGLALATIFALVCVLLTRERSPRSCQHLPPEQEDTEDGQSLVFADLTAEEMSQVVRYLQGHLGVPLVDASRAEPSENCIAWVDLQVPAKAEVLRFLDAGGARPPREALAVLYFGKQPEPNITEYVVGPLPRPAYHRDVTAHKYGGKVPYHRRPVTGREYADINALIQRELKKAPRFLAACCESDGTNLVTLTTAPRGFESGDRVTWFVLFHNVAGTGYYLSPVGLEVLVDHGDLQVSRWQLRKVFYNGRYFASTGELEQEFVAGTLEVVRLKQPQADAVLGSMKPRRLPGTPGPLQFEPQGRRYSVRNNRVTFQGWSIAFGMNPNTGPRLFDIRYRGERIAYELSLQEALALYGSNCPGGMSTRYLDGSFGIGRFAYELVQGLDCPYTATYVHRHYLAESDTPRTNQNSLCIFEHDSALPLRRHFSDSQSFYYGGLRKNTLVIRTISTLINYDYIWDFMFHASGAVEVRVHATGYISSSFLHGRGTDYGNRVGPHTLGTMHLHHIHYKVDLDVDGQLNSLETQDMEYEFVRDPWSAQNTIERPYLRRERLEREDEAAFPLNVPMPRYISFVSPNPNKWEHPRSYRIQIISFAGKHLPTNSSMERSVSWGRYQLAVTRRKEQEPTSTSIYNQNDPWTPTVAFADFINNETITNQDLVAWITVGFLHVPRAEDIPNTVTVGNGVGFFLRPYNYFNEDPSVDSPDSVYFSSEQDVGACGDNPLACLSSAATCAPRLPPFHFGGFLNLSLVPPLGGL comes from the exons ATGAACTTGAAACCCGTGCTCATCCTCCTTGGTCTGGCGTTAGCCACGATCTTCGCCTTGGTCTGCGTGTTGCTGACCAGAGaaaggagccccaggagctgccagcacctgccCCCGGAGCAGGAGGACACGGAGGATGGCCAGAGCCTGGTGTTTGCTGACCTGACAGCTGAGGAGATGTCGCAGGTGGTGCGGtacctgcagggacacctcgGGGTGCCGCTGGTGGACGCGTCGCGTGCCGAGCCCTCGGAGAACTGCATCGCCTGGGTGGATCTGCAGGTGCCCGCCAAGGCAGAGGTGCTGCGGTTCCTGGACGCCGGCGGGGCTCGTCCCCCCCGggaggctctggctgtgctgtaCTTTGGGAAGCAGCCGGAGCCCAACATCACCGAGTACGTGGTGGGGCCGCTGCCGAGGCCGGCGTACCACCGGGACGTGACGGCGCACAAGTACGGGGGGAAGGTGCCCTACCACCGCAG GCCCGTCACGGGCAGGGAGTACGCGGATATCAACGCCCTCATTCAGAGGGAGCTGAAAAAGGCGCCGCGCTTCCTCGCCGCGTGCTGCGAGTCCGACGGAACCAACCTGGTCACCCTCACCACAGCCCCACGGGGCTTCGAGTCCGGCGACCGCGTGACCTGGTTTGTCCTTTTCCACAATGTGGCTGGCACTGGCTACTACCTGTCCCcagtggggctggaggtgctggtggatCATGGGGACCTCCAGGTCTCCCGGTGGCAGCTGCGCAAAGTCTTCTACAACGGCCGGTACTTTGCCAGCACCGGGGAGCTGGAACAGGAGTTTGTGGCGGGCACGCTGGAGGTGGTGAGACTgaagcagccccaggctgaTGCAGTGCTGGGCTCAATGAAGCCCCGGCGCCTGCCTGGGACCCCGGGCCCGCTGCAGTTTGAGCCGCAGGGTCGCCGCTACAGCGTCAGGAACAACCGCGTCAccttccagggctggagcatcgCCTTCGGCATGAACCCCAACACCGGCCCGCGCCTCTTCGACATCAGGTACCGTGGGGAGAGGATTGCCTATGAGCTGAGCCTGCAGGAAGCCTTAGCCCTGTACGGCTCCAACTGCCCCGGGGGCATGTCCACCCGCTACCTGGACGGCAGCTTTGGCATCGGCAGGTTTGCCTATGAGCTGGTGCAGGGCCTGGACTGCCCCTACACGGCGACCTACGTGCACCGGCACTACCTGGCGGAGTCAGACACTCCCAGAACCAACCAAAACTCACTCTGCATTTTTGAGCACGACTCTGCCCTCCCTCTGAGGCGCCACTTCTCCGACTCCCAGTCCTTCTACTACGGCGGGCTGCGGAAAAACACGCTGGTCATCCGCACCATCTCCACGCTCATCAACTACGACTACATCTGGGACTTCATGTTCCATGCCAGCGGGGCCGTGGAGGTCCGGGTGCACGCCACAGGCTACATcagctcctccttcctccaCGGCCGAGGCACTGACTATGGCAACAGGGTTGGGCCCCACACGCTGGGGACGATGCACCTCCACCACATCCACTACAAGGTGGACCTGGATGTTGACG GGCAGCTGAACTCCCTGGAGACGCAGGATATGGAGTACGAGTTTGTCAGAGATCCCTGGAGTGCACAGAACACCATTGAGCGGCCATACCTCcgcagggaaaggctggagagggaggatGAGGCAGCGTTCCCACTCAATGTCCCCATGCCCCGCTACATCTCCTTTGTCAGCCCCAATCCCAACAAGTGGGAGCACCCACGCAGCTACAGGATCCAGATCATCAGCTTTGCTGGGAAGCACCTGCCCACCAACAGCTCCATGGAACGCTCTGTCAGCTGGGGCAG gtaCCAGCTGGCTGTCACCcggaggaaggagcaggagcccaCCAGCACCAGCATCTACAACCAGAACGACCCCTGGACGCCCACTGTGGCCTTTGCTGACTTCATCAACAACGAGACCATCACCAACCAG gacTTGGTTGCCTGGATCACAGTGGGGTTCCTGCACGTCCCTCGTGCTGAAGACATCCCCAACACAGTGACAGTGGGGAATGGTGTTGGCTTTTTCCTGAGGCCCTACAACTACTTCAACGAGGACCCCTCGGTGGATTCACCTGACAGTGTGTACTTCAGCAGCGAACAGGATGTCGGGGCATGTGGGGACAATCCCCTTGCCTGCCTGTCctctgctgccacctgtgcccccCGCCTGCCCCCCTTCCACTTCGGGGGCTTCCTCAACCTCAGCCTGGTGCCGCCTCTTGGCGGGCTCTGa
- the AOC3 gene encoding membrane primary amine oxidase isoform X2, which translates to MNLKPVLILLGLALATIFALVCVLLTRERSPRSCQHLPPEQEDTEDGQSLVFADLTAEEMSQVVRYLQGHLGVPLVDASRAEPSENCIAWVDLQVPAKAEVLRFLDAGGARPPREALAVLYFGKQPEPNITEYVVGPLPRPAYHRDVTAHKYGGKVPYHRRPVTGREYADINALIQRELKKAPRFLAACCESDGTNLVTLTTAPRGFESGDRVTWFVLFHNVAGTGYYLSPVGLEVLVDHGDLQVSRWQLRKVFYNGRYFASTGELEQEFVAGTLEVVRLKQPQADAVLGSMKPRRLPGTPGPLQFEPQGRRYSVRNNRVTFQGWSIAFGMNPNTGPRLFDIRYRGERIAYELSLQEALALYGSNCPGGMSTRYLDGSFGIGRFAYELVQGLDCPYTATYVHRHYLAESDTPRTNQNSLCIFEHDSALPLRRHFSDSQSFYYGGLRKNTLVIRTISTLINYDYIWDFMFHASGAVEVRVHATGYISSSFLHGRGTDYGNRVGPHTLGTMHLHHIHYKVDLDVDGQLNSLETQDMEYEFVRDPWSAQNTIERPYLRRERLEREDEAAFPLNVPMPRYISFVSPNPNKWEHPRSYRIQIISFAGKHLPTNSSMERSVSWGRYQLAVTRRKEQEPTSTSIYNQNDPWTPTVAFADFINNETITNQDLVAWITVGFLHVPRAEDIPNTVTVGNGVGFFLRPYNYFNEDPSVDSPDSVYFSSEQDVGACGDNPLACLSSAATCAPRLPPFHFGGFLNLSLVPPLGGL; encoded by the exons ATGAACTTGAAACCCGTGCTCATCCTCCTTGGTCTGGCGTTAGCCACGATCTTCGCCTTGGTCTGCGTGTTGCTGACCAGAGaaaggagccccaggagctgccagcacctgccCCCGGAGCAGGAGGACACGGAGGATGGCCAGAGCCTGGTGTTTGCTGACCTGACAGCTGAGGAGATGTCGCAGGTGGTGCGGtacctgcagggacacctcgGGGTGCCGCTGGTGGACGCGTCGCGTGCCGAGCCCTCGGAGAACTGCATCGCCTGGGTGGATCTGCAGGTGCCCGCCAAGGCAGAGGTGCTGCGGTTCCTGGACGCCGGCGGGGCTCGTCCCCCCCGggaggctctggctgtgctgtaCTTTGGGAAGCAGCCGGAGCCCAACATCACCGAGTACGTGGTGGGGCCGCTGCCGAGGCCGGCGTACCACCGGGACGTGACGGCGCACAAGTACGGGGGGAAG GTGCCCTACCACCGCAGGCCCGTCACGGGCAGGGAGTACGCGGATATCAACGCCCTCATTCAGAGGGAGCTGAAAAAGGCGCCGCGCTTCCTCGCCGCGTGCTGCGAGTCCGACGGAACCAACCTGGTCACCCTCACCACAGCCCCACGGGGCTTCGAGTCCGGCGACCGCGTGACCTGGTTTGTCCTTTTCCACAATGTGGCTGGCACTGGCTACTACCTGTCCCcagtggggctggaggtgctggtggatCATGGGGACCTCCAGGTCTCCCGGTGGCAGCTGCGCAAAGTCTTCTACAACGGCCGGTACTTTGCCAGCACCGGGGAGCTGGAACAGGAGTTTGTGGCGGGCACGCTGGAGGTGGTGAGACTgaagcagccccaggctgaTGCAGTGCTGGGCTCAATGAAGCCCCGGCGCCTGCCTGGGACCCCGGGCCCGCTGCAGTTTGAGCCGCAGGGTCGCCGCTACAGCGTCAGGAACAACCGCGTCAccttccagggctggagcatcgCCTTCGGCATGAACCCCAACACCGGCCCGCGCCTCTTCGACATCAGGTACCGTGGGGAGAGGATTGCCTATGAGCTGAGCCTGCAGGAAGCCTTAGCCCTGTACGGCTCCAACTGCCCCGGGGGCATGTCCACCCGCTACCTGGACGGCAGCTTTGGCATCGGCAGGTTTGCCTATGAGCTGGTGCAGGGCCTGGACTGCCCCTACACGGCGACCTACGTGCACCGGCACTACCTGGCGGAGTCAGACACTCCCAGAACCAACCAAAACTCACTCTGCATTTTTGAGCACGACTCTGCCCTCCCTCTGAGGCGCCACTTCTCCGACTCCCAGTCCTTCTACTACGGCGGGCTGCGGAAAAACACGCTGGTCATCCGCACCATCTCCACGCTCATCAACTACGACTACATCTGGGACTTCATGTTCCATGCCAGCGGGGCCGTGGAGGTCCGGGTGCACGCCACAGGCTACATcagctcctccttcctccaCGGCCGAGGCACTGACTATGGCAACAGGGTTGGGCCCCACACGCTGGGGACGATGCACCTCCACCACATCCACTACAAGGTGGACCTGGATGTTGACG GGCAGCTGAACTCCCTGGAGACGCAGGATATGGAGTACGAGTTTGTCAGAGATCCCTGGAGTGCACAGAACACCATTGAGCGGCCATACCTCcgcagggaaaggctggagagggaggatGAGGCAGCGTTCCCACTCAATGTCCCCATGCCCCGCTACATCTCCTTTGTCAGCCCCAATCCCAACAAGTGGGAGCACCCACGCAGCTACAGGATCCAGATCATCAGCTTTGCTGGGAAGCACCTGCCCACCAACAGCTCCATGGAACGCTCTGTCAGCTGGGGCAG gtaCCAGCTGGCTGTCACCcggaggaaggagcaggagcccaCCAGCACCAGCATCTACAACCAGAACGACCCCTGGACGCCCACTGTGGCCTTTGCTGACTTCATCAACAACGAGACCATCACCAACCAG gacTTGGTTGCCTGGATCACAGTGGGGTTCCTGCACGTCCCTCGTGCTGAAGACATCCCCAACACAGTGACAGTGGGGAATGGTGTTGGCTTTTTCCTGAGGCCCTACAACTACTTCAACGAGGACCCCTCGGTGGATTCACCTGACAGTGTGTACTTCAGCAGCGAACAGGATGTCGGGGCATGTGGGGACAATCCCCTTGCCTGCCTGTCctctgctgccacctgtgcccccCGCCTGCCCCCCTTCCACTTCGGGGGCTTCCTCAACCTCAGCCTGGTGCCGCCTCTTGGCGGGCTCTGa
- the AOC3 gene encoding membrane primary amine oxidase isoform X5 produces the protein MNLKPVLILLGLALATIFALVCVLLTRERSPRSCQHLPPEQEDTEDGQSLVFADLTAEEMSQVVRYLQGHLGVPLVDASRAEPSENCIAWVDLQVPAKAEVLRFLDAGGARPPREALAVLYFGKQPEPNITEYVVGPLPRPAYHRDVTAHKYGGKVPYHRRPTLAVEYKQIGGFLKSQVFPSAPAFMQQVMEYDGTNLAAVTAAPRGFQSGDRLTWFVLFQNVSGFFVHPVGLEVLVDHSSLDTSQWAVSRVFYNGQYYRDMVQLESAYVQGRMSVEKVRRAPWDGDFSSMKPRAAAAAPFPLQFEPQGPRYSVRNNRVLFQGWSFAFGMSVSTGLRLFDIRHKGERVAYEISVQEALSVYGSNCPAGMSTRYMDGSFGLGRYTSPLVPGVDCPYLATYVDTHSLSDSLRPKKRKASICIFEQNLGSPLRRHYSNLQSLYYGGLVNSALVLRSIATVGNYDYVWDFIFYQNGALEGKVQATGYPSSSFLHGDGLRYGNRLWEHTLGTIHTHFVNYKVDLDVAGVKNSLVAQDMAFEMARAPWSPEQQIERPRLTKKVLDTEDQAAFQLQSKMPRYIYFASNSKNKWGHQRGYRIQISSSAGDHVPEASSMERAISWARYQLAVTRRKEEEPTSTSIYNQNDPWTPTVAFADFINNETITNEDLVAWITAGFLHIPHAEDIPNTVTVGNS, from the exons ATGAACTTGAAACCCGTGCTCATCCTCCTTGGTCTGGCGTTAGCCACGATCTTCGCCTTGGTCTGCGTGTTGCTGACCAGAGaaaggagccccaggagctgccagcacctgccCCCGGAGCAGGAGGACACGGAGGATGGCCAGAGCCTGGTGTTTGCTGACCTGACAGCTGAGGAGATGTCGCAGGTGGTGCGGtacctgcagggacacctcgGGGTGCCGCTGGTGGACGCGTCGCGTGCCGAGCCCTCGGAGAACTGCATCGCCTGGGTGGATCTGCAGGTGCCCGCCAAGGCAGAGGTGCTGCGGTTCCTGGACGCCGGCGGGGCTCGTCCCCCCCGggaggctctggctgtgctgtaCTTTGGGAAGCAGCCGGAGCCCAACATCACCGAGTACGTGGTGGGGCCGCTGCCGAGGCCGGCGTACCACCGGGACGTGACGGCGCACAAGTACGGGGGGAAGGTGCCCTACCACCGCAGGCCCACGCTGGCTGTTGAATACAAGCAGATTGGAGGGTTCCTGAAGAGCCAAGTGTTCCCCTCAGCTCCAGCTTTCATGCAGCAAGTGATGGAGTATGATGGAACCAACCTTGCTGCGGTGACAGCTGCTCCCCGTGGATTCCAGTCTGGGGACCGGCTCACCTGGTTTGTCCTCTTCCAGAACGTCAGCGGGTTCTTTGTGCACCCGgtggggctggaggtgctggtggacCACAGCAGCCTGGACACGTCGCAGTGGGCGGTGAGCAGGGTGTTCTACAACGGGCAGTACTACAGGGACATGGTGCAGCTGGAGAGCGCCTACGTGCAGGGCCGGATGAGCGTGGAGAAGGTGAGGAGGGCGCCGTGGGACGGGGACTTCTCGTCCATGAAGCCTCgagcggccgcggccgcgccgtTCCCGCTGCAGTTTGAGCCGCAGGGTCCCCGCTACAGCGTCAGGAACAACCGGGTGCtcttccagggctggagcttTGCCTTTGGCATGAGCGTGAGCACGGGCCTGCGGCTGTTTGACATCCGACACAAGGGGGAGAGGGTTGCCTATGAGATCAGCGTGCAGGAGGCGCTGTCCGTGTACGGCTCCAACTGCCCGGCGGGGATGTCCACGCGCTACATGGACGGCAGCTTCGGCCTGGGGCGCTACACCTCGCCCCTGGTGCCAGGGGTGGACTGTCCCTACCTGGCCACCTATGTGGACACACACTCTCTGTCTGACAGCCTGAGGCCCAAGAAGAGGAAGGCTTCAATTTGCATCTTTGAGCAGAACCTGGGCTCCCCACTGAGGCGCCACTACTCCAACTTGCAGTCGCTCTACTACGGGGGGCTGGTCAACTCCGCTCTGGTGCTTCGCTCCATCGCCACCGTGGGCAACTACGACTACGTGTGGGACTTCATCTTCTACCAGAATGGGGCCCTGGAGGGCAAGGTGCAGGCCACGGGGTACCCAAGCTCATCCTTTCTCCATGGGGATGGCCTGAGATATGGCAATAGGCTTTGGGAGCACACCCTGGGTACCATACACACCCACTTTGTCAACTACAAAGTGGACTTGGACGTGGCAG GGGTGAAAAACTCCCTCGTGGCCCAGGACATGGCGTTTGAGATGGCGCGGGCTCcctggagcccagagcagcagataGAGCGGCCACGACTCACCAAGAAGGTCCTGGACACAGAAGACCAGGCTGCCTTCCAGCTCCAGTCCAAGATGCCCAGATACATCTACTTTGCATCCAACAGCAAAAACAAGTGGGGCCACCAGCGTGGCTACAGGATCCAGATCTCCAGTTCTGCAGGGGACCACGTCCCCGAGGCCAGTTCCATGGAGAGGGCCATCAGCTGGGCAAG GTACCAGCTGGCTGTCACCcggaggaaggaggaggagccCACCAGCACCAGCATCTACAACCAGAACGACCCCTGGACGCCCACTGTGGCCTTTGCTGACTTCATCAACAACGAGACCATCACCAACGAG GACCTGGTTGCCTGGATAACTGCTGGCTTCCTTCACATTCCACACGCTGAGGATATTCCCAACACTGTGACCGTGGGAAACTCG TGA
- the AOC3 gene encoding membrane primary amine oxidase isoform X6, whose amino-acid sequence MQQVMEYDGTNLAAVTAAPRGFQSGDRLTWFVLFQNVSGFFVHPVGLEVLVDHSSLDTSQWAVSRVFYNGQYYRDMVQLESAYVQGRMSVEKGWSFAFGMSVSTGLRLFDIRHKGERVAYEISVQEALSVYGSNCPAGMSTRYMDGSFGLGRYTSPLVPGVDCPYLATYVDTHSLSDSLRPKKRKASICIFEQNLGSPLRRHYSNLQSLYYGGLVNSALVLRSIATVGNYDYVWDFIFYQNGALEGKVQATGYPSSSFLHGDGLRYGNRLWEHTLGTIHTHFVNYKVDLDVAGVKNSLVAQDMAFEMARAPWSPEQQIERPRLTKKVLDTEDQAAFQLQSKMPRYIYFASNSKNKWGHQRGYRIQISSSAGDHVPEASSMERAISWARYQLAVTRRKEEEPTSTSIYNQNDPWTPTVAFADFINNETITNEDLVAWITAGFLHIPHAEDIPNTVTVGNSVGFLLRPYNYCDLDPSIYSPDGVFFTSEQDFTSCEINPLACLPKTASCLPNFPPFTYDGFRNMSRL is encoded by the exons ATGCAGCAAGTGATGGAGTATGATGGAACCAACCTTGCTGCGGTGACAGCTGCTCCCCGTGGATTCCAGTCTGGGGACCGGCTCACCTGGTTTGTCCTCTTCCAGAACGTCAGCGGGTTCTTTGTGCACCCGgtggggctggaggtgctggtggacCACAGCAGCCTGGACACGTCGCAGTGGGCGGTGAGCAGGGTGTTCTACAACGGGCAGTACTACAGGGACATGGTGCAGCTGGAGAGCGCCTACGTGCAGGGCCGGATGAGCGTGGAGAAG ggctggagcttTGCCTTTGGCATGAGCGTGAGCACGGGCCTGCGGCTGTTTGACATCCGACACAAGGGGGAGAGGGTTGCCTATGAGATCAGCGTGCAGGAGGCGCTGTCCGTGTACGGCTCCAACTGCCCGGCGGGGATGTCCACGCGCTACATGGACGGCAGCTTCGGCCTGGGGCGCTACACCTCGCCCCTGGTGCCAGGGGTGGACTGTCCCTACCTGGCCACCTATGTGGACACACACTCTCTGTCTGACAGCCTGAGGCCCAAGAAGAGGAAGGCTTCAATTTGCATCTTTGAGCAGAACCTGGGCTCCCCACTGAGGCGCCACTACTCCAACTTGCAGTCGCTCTACTACGGGGGGCTGGTCAACTCCGCTCTGGTGCTTCGCTCCATCGCCACCGTGGGCAACTACGACTACGTGTGGGACTTCATCTTCTACCAGAATGGGGCCCTGGAGGGCAAGGTGCAGGCCACGGGGTACCCAAGCTCATCCTTTCTCCATGGGGATGGCCTGAGATATGGCAATAGGCTTTGGGAGCACACCCTGGGTACCATACACACCCACTTTGTCAACTACAAAGTGGACTTGGACGTGGCAG GGGTGAAAAACTCCCTCGTGGCCCAGGACATGGCGTTTGAGATGGCGCGGGCTCcctggagcccagagcagcagataGAGCGGCCACGACTCACCAAGAAGGTCCTGGACACAGAAGACCAGGCTGCCTTCCAGCTCCAGTCCAAGATGCCCAGATACATCTACTTTGCATCCAACAGCAAAAACAAGTGGGGCCACCAGCGTGGCTACAGGATCCAGATCTCCAGTTCTGCAGGGGACCACGTCCCCGAGGCCAGTTCCATGGAGAGGGCCATCAGCTGGGCAAG GTACCAGCTGGCTGTCACCcggaggaaggaggaggagccCACCAGCACCAGCATCTACAACCAGAACGACCCCTGGACGCCCACTGTGGCCTTTGCTGACTTCATCAACAACGAGACCATCACCAACGAG GACCTGGTTGCCTGGATAACTGCTGGCTTCCTTCACATTCCACACGCTGAGGATATTCCCAACACTGTGACCGTGGGAAACTCGGTTGGTTTTCTCCTGAGGCCCTACAACTACTGTGACCTGGACCCCTCTATATACTCCCCTGATGGTGTGTTTTTCACCAGTGAGCAGGACTTTACATCATGTGAAATCAACCCTCTCGCCTGCTTGCCCAAAACTGCCTCTTGTTTGCCAAACTTTCCCCCATTCACCTATGATGGTTTTCGAAATATGAGCAGGCTTTAA